One genomic region from Dermacentor variabilis isolate Ectoservices chromosome 6, ASM5094787v1, whole genome shotgun sequence encodes:
- the LOC142585191 gene encoding protein FAM8A1, translated as MAENSGSKQDDKAHRNAERVSNAAGDGMPSSDAASPGSPQKASREAYIAALNQWLWQCYHWQCFTAALPYIAAQAASQNRSAYETVDINRNLPRTFIANQNLVGGQRVQRPNAPPRLGHEFKLPPLWKRFAAEVLDSFILLFVKLLVTYIAVDFFDIIDLDKYDFDLLREDTLNYKLALEVTSEIVVLEVIHRILVCFYETICLHKGIDSPGGRTPGKGVFGLKVVSCASIEEIGGRRIRVYPAGDIGLGWALLRSFVKNFTMAFLFPACLTIFCFQHGRAAYDVLCNCIVVEELPPQNR; from the exons ATGGCTGAAAACAGCGGTTCGAAGCAAGATGACAAAGCTCATCGCAACGCTGAGCGTGTTTCCAACGCCGCAGGAGATGGAATGCCGTCGAGTGATGCAGCATCGCCAGGGAGCCCGCAGAAAGCTTCTCGGGAAGCATACATCGCAGCGCTGAACCAGTGGCTATGGCAGTGCTACCACTGGCAGTGTTTCACTGCGGCACTGCCATACATCGCAGCCCAAGCGGCGAGCCAAAACAGAAGCGCATACGAAACTGTTGACATCAATCGAAACCTACCGAGGACTTTTATCGCAAACCAAAATTTGGTCGGTGGACAGAGAGTGCAGCGACCAAACGCCCCACCCAGGCTGG GACACGAGTTCAAGCTGCCACCTCTGTGGAAGCGATTCGCTGCAGAAGTTCTGGACTCCTTCATCTTGCTGTTTGTAAAGTTGCTGGTGACGTATATTGCCGTCGACTTTTTTGACATCAT AGATCTTGATAAATACGATTTCGACTTACTCCGTGAGGACACCCTGAACTATAAGCTGGCCTTGGAGGTTACTTCGGAGATCGTAGTCCTGGAAGTTATCCACCGGATACTTGTCTGCTTCTATGAG ACTATCTGCCTGCACAAGGGTATCGACTCCCCAGGTGGACGGACTCCAGGCAAGGGAGTCTTTGGACTGAAGGTCGTCTCATGTGCTAGCATAGAAGAGATTGGCGGGCGCCGCATCAGAGTATACCCGGCTGGAGACATTGGACTAGGCTG GGCTCTGCTGCGGTCTTTTGTCAAGAACTTTACGATGGCGTTCCTTTTTCCTGCCTGCCTGACAATCTTCTGTTTTCAGCATGGCCGGGCAGCCTACGATGTCCTGTGCAACTGCATTGTCGTCGAAGAGCTGCCTCCTCAAAATCGTTGA